Proteins encoded by one window of Lathyrus oleraceus cultivar Zhongwan6 chromosome 1, CAAS_Psat_ZW6_1.0, whole genome shotgun sequence:
- the LOC127088901 gene encoding uncharacterized protein LOC127088901, with translation MQNISLDDLEPISIFGSFTPIHNANDIEEGMKFENKEVCVIALQQWHIKRSLDYSVTKSDNVRYVIKCKNFACKFKCRVSLHKGNSKWKIGKFGGPHTCITTSMSQDHRKLNSEMISKSIMELVNHNASLKVKVIIAHVAKKYRYIISCKKAWIAKCKVIESLYENWETSYNDLPQWILVDGTWLYGKYRGTLLMVVAQDENGNIFPIAFTLVEGETKDVWSFFLKNLRIHVTPQANLCLISNRHESIKSAYNNPKNGWQHPPSSHVYCIRHIAQNFMREIKYKELRKIVVNMGYALTEATFNYYHGEIRRTNNVALSWIYNIPWEKWARAYDGGQRWGSHDK, from the exons ATGCAAAATATAAGTTTGGATGATCTTGAACCAATCTCTATTTTTGGGAGTTTCACACCAATTCACAATGCTAACGACATAGAGGAGGGCATGAAGTTTGAAAATAAGGAAGTGTGTGTTATTGCGTTGCAACAATGGCATATAAAACGTAGTCTAGATTATTCAGTTACAAAATCTGACAATGTACGTTACGTCATCAAATGTAAAAATTTTGCATGCAAATTCAAATGCAGGGTTTCTTTGCATAAGGGGAACTCAAAGTGGAAGATTGGTAAGTTTGGTGGGCCTCATACATGCATAACCACTTCTATGTCACAAGACCATAGAAAACTCAATTCAGAAATGATTAGTAAGAGCATAATGGAGCTTGTTAATCACAACGCTTCTCTTAAGGTGAAGGTGATCATCGCTCATGTTGCAAAAAAATACAGGTATATAATATCGTGCAAAAAGGCATGGATTGCAAAGTGTAAGGTAATTGAGTCGTTGTATGAAAATTGGGAGACATCTTACAACGATCTGCCACAGTGGATACTG GTCGATGGAACATGGTTGTATGGCAAGTATAGAGGGACTCTATTGATGGTTGTGGCACAGGATGAGAACGGGAATATTTTTCCAATAGCGTTCACATTAGTTGAAGGTGAGACAAAGGATGTttggagtttctttcttaagaaTTTGAGAATACACGTTACTCCACAAGCAAATTTGTGTCTTATATCAAACAGGCATGAATCAATAAAGAGTGCATATAACAATCCTAAAAATGGATGGCAACATCCTCCATCTTCACacgtctattgcattagacacattgcacaaaacttcatgcgtgaGATTAAATACAAGGAACTACGCAAAATAGTTGTTAACATGGGCTATGCGTTGACAGAGGCAACGTTTAACTACTATCACGGGGAAATCCGAAGAACAAACAATGTCGCTTTATCATGGATATATAACATTCCTTGGGAGAAGTGGGCAAGGGCATATGATG